Genomic window (Flavobacterium oreochromis):
ATTCAATAGATTCTGTTGGGGTTTTATGTTTTAATTGTAATAATAAACATTCTTGTAAATCACGAGCACCTACCCCAGAAGGTTCTAATTCGTGGATGATTGAGCAAAGAATTTTATTAACACGAGTTTCATCAGTGTAGATGGCTTGTGTAAATGCCATATCATCTACTATGTCTGCAATACTTCTGCGTAAGTATCCGTCATCATCCATACTGCCAATTAAAAACTCAGCTATATCATTTTCTTCATCCGTTAAGACAAAAGTATTGAGCTGGTTTATTAAATCCTGATGAAAACTGACTGAAGCGATAAAAGGAGCTTCGTATTCATCGTCATCATCACTATAATTATTACTTTGTGTTTTATAATCAGGAGTTTCGTCGTTACTTAAATATTCATCTATATTAATATCGTTTGCATCAATGCTATCTGAATCATCAAAATCATCATATTCATCAGTGTCAAACTCATCTTTTTCAAACTTTTCTTCATCTTCTACGATTCCTCCTTCTAGCGCAGGGTTTTCGTTCATTTCTTCCATCAAACGTTGTTCAAAAGCTTGTGTGGGTAATTGTATGAGCTTCATCAACTGAATTTGTTGAGGAGAAAGTTTTTGAGATAATTTTAAGTTTAAATTTTGTTTTAACATTTTCGATTATTCGGTTATTTGTCGATTTGGTTATTTGTTCTTTTTAAAAATAACCAAATCAACGAATCAACTATTGATTAAAATTCAGCATTTTGTGGAGTTCTAGGAAAAGGAATTACGTCGCGAATATTAGTCATACCCGTTACAAATAATACCAAACGTTCAAAGCCTAAGCCAAAGCCTGAGTGAACTGCGGAACCAAAACGACGTGTGTCTAAATACCACCATAACTCTTCTTCATGAATGCCTAGAGCTTTCATCTTTTCGATCAGAACGTCTAAACGTTCTTCTCTTTGTGAACCACCTACAATCTCACCAATGCCTGGGAAAAGGATGTCCATAGCACGTACGGTTTCTTTTCCAGGTTCTGTGTTTTCGTTCAAACGCATGTAGAAAGCTTTTATTTTTGCAGGGTAATCAAATAAGATTACAGGGCATTTAAAGTGTTTTTCCACTAAGAAACGCTCGTGTTCACTTTGTAAGTCAGCTCCCCATTCGTCAATCAAGTATTGGAATTTCTTCTTTTTATTAGGAGTTGAATCTTTTAAGATATCTATAGCTTCTGTATACGAAACACGTTTGAAGTTATTGTCTAATACAAAACTTAATTTTTCTAATAATGGCATTTCACTACGTTCTGCTTGAGGCTTTTGTTTTTCCTCATCTAATAAACGTGATTCTAAGAATTTTAAATCTTCTGAACAATTGTCAACAGCATATTTGATTACATATTTGATGAAATCTTCCGCTAAATCCATGTTGTCAGCCAAGTCGTTGAAAGCTACTTCTGGTTCAATCATCCAGAATTCAGCTAAGTGACGAGAGGTGTTTGAATTTTCTGCACGGAAAGTGGGTCCAAAAGTATAGACTTGACCTAAAGCCATGGCATAAGTTTCGCCTTCTAACTGACCAGAAACCGTTAAATTTGTTTCTCTTCCAAAGAAATCTTCTTTAAAATTAATCGTTCCATCTTCATTTCTAGGTGTTTCATCAAAAGGTAAAGCAGAAACTCTAAACATTTCACCTGCGCCTTCTGCATCAGAACCTGTAATGATAGGCGTATTTACATAGAAAAATCCTTTTTGTTGGAAATATTGGTGTACTGCAAAAGATAAAGCGGAACGCACACGCATAATAGCTCCAAAAGTGTTTGTTCGGATGCGTAAGTGTGCATTTTCTCTTAAGAATTCTAAAGAGTGTTTTTTAGGTTGCATTGGGAATTTTTCGGGATCGCTATCTCCCAAAATTTCCAATTTAGTTACTTGAATTTCGTATTTCTGACCCGAACCACGACTTTCTACTAATTCACCAGTTACCGCTACAGCCGCTCCAGTAGTAATTCTTTTTAAAGTAGTTTCAGCAGTGTTTTCAAAATCTACCACACACTGAATATTATGAATCGTTGAACCGTCATTTAACGCGATGAATTGATTATTTCTAAAAGTTCTTACCCATCCTTTAGCGGTTACTTCATGTAATGTCTTGGTACTGTTTAGTAAGTCCTTAATTTTTGTATGTTTCATTTGTAATACGAGAATTTAGATTTTTGAATTCAGAATAACTGAACCTAAAAACTTTTTAAGGTTATAATCTGCAAATATAGTGGATTTGGTTAAAAAGTGAAAGTTATTATCTGTAAGACCTAACAGGTTTTCAAAACCTGTTAGGTCTGGTAAGTAAAAAATGTATTACGTACAGCTGATTGAGAAATTGATTACTTTGTTTCTTTCTATATTAATTGTTAAAATACAAATGTCTTTCTCTTTTATATGACAGTTGTTTTCTATCGTGTATTTAAGGAATTTGTTAAATTTAGATGTATGGTGTTCTTTGTCAGGAATTCCAAATTTATCAATGATAAATAGATAAGTCTTGTTCTGAATTGGGATTTTTTTTAATAGTTCCTCGGTTATTCCTACACTTCTAAACCCATTACAAGCTTCTTTGTCTTCTTTCCATTTTTCTAAGGTTCTATTTTGACATGCTGCTATAAATAGTAGCAGAATCACTAAATTAAAATATCGGTTCATGATGGAATATTATAATTTAAGCTTGATTAGTTTGGAAATGAGCAGTCCTAACAGGTTCTTAAAACCTGTTAGGGCTAAAATTTCAAATTTATTTTTTCTCGACTGCTTCCACAGCTTCATCACTAGGTTCTAGAATATCAATAATAGGTTCAGGTAATTCTTGTTTGTTTGCTAATGTTTTGTTTAAAGAAAGTACTAATGAAGGAAGTAAGACTAAGTTTGAAAGCATACCAAAACTTAATGTTAAGGCTACTAATCCGCCTAGCGCAACTGTTCCGCCGAAACTAGATAGCATAAATACTGAAAAACCAAAGAAAAGAACGATTGAAGTATAAAACATGCTAATGCCCGCATCGTCGAAAGTAGCAAAAACTGATTTTTTAATCTTCCAGTCGTTACGAGAAAGCTCTAAACGGTACTGTGCCAAAAATCGCAAGGTATCATCAACAGACATACCAAATGCAATTCCGAATACTAAAATGGTAGAAGGTTTTAAGGGAATACCCAAAAAGCCCATTAATCCAGCAGTCATTAATAGAGGTAATAAATTAGGAATAATAGATACTATAACCATTTTGAAAGAACGGAACATGATGGCTACTAATCCCGCTGTTAAAGCAAATGCCATTAATAAGGAAGAAAGTAAATTGTCTAACAAATATTGAGTGCCTTTTTGAAACACAGATGGTTTTCCTGTAATAATAACTTCGTAGCGAGGCGATGGAAATAGTTTATTTATTTTAGTGCGAAGCTGAGATTCAATAGTTTCCATTTTTTCTCCATTTTCATCTTTTATGAAAGTGGTTATACGTGCATATTGACCTGTGGGATCTACATAACTCTTCATTAAGTTATCTTTAGAGTTTTTAGTCGCATTTTTAGCATAGGAAAGGATGAAAGCTTGCTCCTGTGCTGTGGGTAATTCGTAGAAATCGGGATTACCGTTGTAATAGGCTTGTTTAGAATATTTTATTAAGCTTACAATAGATAATGGTTTAGATAATTCTGGTATTTCATGAATAGTTTGTTCTAGTTCTTCCATACGTTTGAGCATAGAAAGTTTCATGATTCCTTTTTTACGTTTGGTGTCGATCATGATTTCAAGAGGCATTACACCGTCAAATTCTTTTTCAAAAAAACGTATATCATCAAAAATGCAGTTTTTTTAGGCATGTCTTCTATAATAGAGCCTGAAATCTTAATTTTATGAATCCCAATCATTCCAATAATTAGTAAACAGATTGAAACAGTGTAAACTCCTATTTTGTTATATTTAACTGTATTTATAATCCAATTAAAGAAAGAGGTTAAATATTCTCTTTCTAAATGTCCTAGATGTCGTGGAATTGGAGCAGGAATATAACTAAAAAATACAGGTATGATAAGCATACAGAGTACATAAATAGCTAAAATATTAATAGAAGTAATTACTCCAAATTCTACTAATAAAGTGTTATTTGTTGCAATAAAAGTGGCAAACCCTAAAGCGGTAGTTAGGTTCGTCATTAAGGTAGCCGTTCCTGTTTTCGTTATAACGCGTTGTAAGGCTTTAGCTTTGTTTTTGTGTTTATAATACTCTTGGTGGTATTTGTTGATTAGGAAAATACAGTTAGGTATTCCAATAACAATGACTAGAGTAGGAACTAAAGCTGTTAAAACTGTTATTTCATAATTTAGTAATCCTAATAAACCAAATGACCACATAACCCCTATTATTACTATTAAAAGAGAAATAGCAGTTGCTCGAAAAGAACGAAAAAGAAGAAGAAAATAAGCCCAGTTACTAATAAAGCAGCTCCTATGAAAAGGCCTATTTCGTCAATAATGGTTTTAGCATTTAATGTACGTATGTAAGGCATTCCTGATTTATGAAGTGTGATACCCGTATTTTTTTCAAATTTTTCTAATTCAGGAATAAGTTTATATAGTACATAATCTTTTCGTTTTTTAGTATTAACAATCTTTTTGTCTATATAAATAGCTGCACGAATAGCACCTGATTGTTTATTATATAATAATCCTTCATAAAAAGGGAGACTATCTAATAATTGTTTTTTTACATTAGTTAGATAATCTTGTTTACTAGTTTTTGTAGAATCAACAAGATTTTTTAAAACAAAAGTCTGTTGGGAATCATCTTTTACAAGTGTCTTTAGGTTGTCTGGTGAAATAATTAAATCTACTTCTTCCTGTTTTTGAATATTATTTATCATTACTTTCCAGTCCTTAAAGACTTTAGGAGTGAAAAGTTTAGCATCTTTTGTAGCAATAATAATCAAGTTCCCTTCTTCTCCAAAAGTTTTAAGAAAATGGGTGTAATCAATATTTATCTTATCATCTTGAGGTATTAGATTTGCTTCTGTTTGTGTAAAACGAATGTGTTTCCATTGAGAAGCTAATCCGATTGTTAACGCGATAACAATTGATAAAACAGTAATTTTGTTGCGTAAAATAAGTCGGGCGATTAACTCCCAAAAACCAAGGCTTAATAATTTTTTCATATTCTGTAAAAGCGATTACAAATTTAGAAAAACCAATTCTATTTTTTTAGTCAATTCATCTAACTTTTGTAGAGAAGATTTTGTAACATTATTTTTTAATTAAATGTGTGTCTTATTGTTTTATTTCAATTCATATTTTACCATATTTGTACACATTATGTATTTATGAAAAAATGAAAAAAACTTAAAAAC
Coding sequences:
- the asnS gene encoding asparagine--tRNA ligase, encoding MKHTKIKDLLNSTKTLHEVTAKGWVRTFRNNQFIALNDGSTIHNIQCVVDFENTAETTLKRITTGAAVAVTGELVESRGSGQKYEIQVTKLEILGDSDPEKFPMQPKKHSLEFLRENAHLRIRTNTFGAIMRVRSALSFAVHQYFQQKGFFYVNTPIITGSDAEGAGEMFRVSALPFDETPRNEDGTINFKEDFFGRETNLTVSGQLEGETYAMALGQVYTFGPTFRAENSNTSRHLAEFWMIEPEVAFNDLADNMDLAEDFIKYVIKYAVDNCSEDLKFLESRLLDEEKQKPQAERSEMPLLEKLSFVLDNNFKRVSYTEAIDILKDSTPNKKKKFQYLIDEWGADLQSEHERFLVEKHFKCPVILFDYPAKIKAFYMRLNENTEPGKETVRAMDILFPGIGEIVGGSQREERLDVLIEKMKALGIHEEELWWYLDTRRFGSAVHSGFGLGFERLVLFVTGMTNIRDVIPFPRTPQNAEF